A region of the bacterium genome:
GGCATGGTGCCGGTGTTGACGATGTTGTGATTCGTTCCCGCCGGCACGAGCACGGCGAATCCCGCGCGGATCTCCGTGTGGACGCCGTTGAGCACGGCGACGCCGGCCCCTTCCTCCACCCGGAAGAACTGGTCGAGCTTGTGCACTTCCATCCCGATCTCTTCGCCGGGCTTCAGCGCCATGACGACGAGCTGGCAGTTGGTGGCGGTGTAGAGCACCCGCCTGAAGTCACCGTTTTCGACGGCGAGATCCTCGATGTTCTGCACGAATCCCTTCATCGCGACACCTCCCTTCCGCAATCAGGTTCCGAGGAACGTCAGCAGGTCGGCGTTGAGCCGCTCCCCGTGGGTGGCGGTGAGGCCGTGGGGCGCGCCGGCGTAGATCTTCAGGATCGAGCCCCCGACCAGCTTCGACGTGCGCAGCGACGAGGCCGCGAGCGGTACGATCTGGTCGTCGTCGCCGTGGACGATCAGCGTCGGCATGTCGAATTTGGCCAGGTCCGCCGTGAAGTCGGTCTCGGAGAAGGCCCTGATGCATTCGTAGGTGCCCTTGAGCCCGGCCTGCATGCCCTGGCGCCAGAACGAATCGATCGTGCCCTGCGAGACCTGGGATCCGGGCCGGTTGGCCCCGTAGAACGGGCCGCTCGCGATGTCCCGGTAGAGCTGGGAGCGGTCGGAGAGGGAGGCGAGGCGCGTCCCGTCGTACCGCTCGATCGGCAC
Encoded here:
- a CDS encoding alpha/beta hydrolase, whose product is MSKIKTKDGTRIQYKDWGAGPPVVFSHGWPLNADSWESQMMFLVANGYRCIAHDRRGHGRSDQPSGGNDMDTYADDLSQLIESLDLKSAALVGFSAGGGEVARYIGRHGTRRIAKVALIAAVPPLMLKSPSNPDGVPIERYDGTRLASLSDRSQLYRDIASGPFYGANRPGSQVSQGTIDSFWRQGMQAGLKGTYECIRAFSETDFTADLAKFDMPTLIVHGDDDQIVPLAASSLRTSKLVGGSILKIYAGAPHGLTATHGERLNADLLTFLGT
- a CDS encoding cupin domain-containing protein produces the protein MKGFVQNIEDLAVENGDFRRVLYTATNCQLVVMALKPGEEIGMEVHKLDQFFRVEEGAGVAVLNGVHTEIRAGFAVLVPAGTNHNIVNTGTMPLKIYTLYAPPNHRDGVVHHTRDDAEADTEQFDGKTTE